The genomic region GACGTGCCCTTCTCGATGGGCAGCTTCTCGGTCCGCGGCGTGGCGAAGCAGTACAAGAACGACGTCGCCAGCAAGTTCGGCTTCGGCGGCGCCGTCGGCGCGGCCTTCAACATCGGCGGTGACGCCCTCGTCCTCGACGTCTCGGGCGGCCCCGGCATCGGCACGTACATCTACGGCACCACCCTCGACGCTCCCGAGGACGTGGTCGTGGCCGGCACCGACATGAAGCTCTGGACCGTGGTCGGCGCCTCGCTCGGCTTCACCCACAACTGGACGCCGCAGGTGGCCTCGAACCTCATCGGCAGCGGCACCTGGACCAAGGACGACTCCGACGTGAAGGCGGCGGTCGAGGCGGCCTCGGCCGGCTCCTACGGCGGCTTCAACAAGAGCGTCTACACGGCCGGCTTCAACACCCGGTACAGCCCGGCGAAGAGCTTCTGGGTCGGCGCCGAGTTCTACTACAACCGTCGCGAGACCTTCTCCGGCGCCAAGGGCGAGGAGTGGCGCGGCGAGCTCGTGTCGCACTTCAACCTGTTCTAGGTCGAAGACGAGCCTGACGTAGCTTCGAGGGCCGCGGCCGAGAGGTCGCGGCCCTCTCCTTTTCCGCTCCCTGCCCCTGCTCGGCAGCCCGCGCCGCGGGGCCGCCGGGAGCCCACCGCTGCGGTGCTCGCTCCGGCGGCTCCGCCGGTCGCTGGTCGGCGAGCGGCGCCGTGGGCGCAGAGCGCTCGAACCCGCTGCGGTGCCGTCCTGGCTCTGGTGCTCGGCTCCGGTTTCGGCGTTGCCCGGGGGAGCGGCGCTTCCATCGTGTCACGCGGTCCGACGCCGGCGGGCGGCCCGCCTGCGCTGCGCGCCTCGGGAGGGCTCCCGTCGGCCGGGGGGGCGGCGCTGATGGAGTGCCTGGCGCCGCCGGACCTCAGCGCGCCACGAGGTACTGCAGGAGCCAGAGCGCGGCCATCCCGGCGCCGATGGTGGCGAGCACGTTGCGCGTCCAGATCGCGACGCCGGTGGCGAGGAGCCCGGCGAGCAGCCGGACGTTGCCGAGCGAGAGGTCCACGGCGCCGCGCCGCAGGAGCAGCTCCGGCAGGATGATGGCCGAGAGCACCGCCGGCGGGACGAGCCGGAGGGCGCGCGCCAGGAGCGGCGGGGTCTCGACCCGCCCGAGCAGCGCGATGAACGAGAGCCGGATGAGGAAGGTGAGGAGGCCGGCGACGGCCAGGGTCGGGAGCCAGCTCACGCCTCGCGCTCCGCGCGGTCGGCGACGAGGCCGACGGCGATGCCGCCCACCGCCGCCAGCATCAGGCCGAGCTTGTAGGGCAGGCCGAAGGCGAGCACGGCGATGCCGCCGCCGCCGAGCGCCGCGGCGAAGGCGCCCCGGTCGCGCAGGGACGGGAACACGAGCGCGATGAAGGTGAGCGGCAGCGTGAAGTCGAGGCTCCAGCTCGCCGGCACGAGGGCGCCGAGGAAGATCCCGACGCCGGTGCTCACCTGCCAGGAGCCCCAGAGCACGAGCCCGGCGCCGAGGAAGTACCAGTGCCGGTTGGGCGAGACCGGGTCGGCGTCGGTCCGGTCGCCGTCGCGCAGGTAGCGGCCGATCGCCACCGCGTAGGCCTCGTCGGTGAGGAGGTAGGCGAGGAGCCCCTTCCAGCCGGCGCGCAGGTGGCGCAGGTAGGGCGCGACCGAGGCGCTGTAGAGGAGGTGGCGCAGGTTCACGACGAGCACCGTCACCGCCACCACCAGCCCGGGCGAGCCCTCGCGGATGAGCTGCGCGGCGATGAACTGGGCCGACCCGGCGAAGACCACCGAGGACATCGCCTGGGCGGCGAAGGCGGAGAGCCCCGCGCCGACGGCGAGCGCCCCGTAGATCATGCCGAAGGGCGCCACGCCGAGGATGATCGGCAGCTCGGCGCGGCAGCCGGCAAGGAACTCGGCCCGGCGCGTCCAGTGGGCGGGGAGGGGTTGCATCGGCGGGAAGATACCTCAGGGCTCGACGAGGTCGGCCACCGCGCCGCCGGTGACCCGCGCGAGCTCGCCCGGCGCGACCGCGAAGACGGCGTTCGGCGCGCCGGCGGCGGCCCAGACCACGGCGTAGGAGAGCAGGGTGCGGTCGATGAGGACCACCGGCGGCTCCCGGTGGCCGACCGGGGCCACGCCGCCGATGGCGAAGCCCGACTTCTCGCGGACGAAGGCCGGGTCGGCGCGGGCCACCGGCTCGCCGAGGAGCTCCGAGAGGCGCGCCTCGCTGGCGCGGGCGGCGCCGTTCACGAGGGCCAGCACCGGGCGGCCGCTCGCGGCGCCCTTGAAGACGAGCGACTTCACGATCTGCCCCACGTCGCAGCCGACCGCCGCGGCCGCCTCCTGCGCGGTCCGGGTGCTCTGGGAGAGCTCCTTCACCTCGCAGCCCAGCCCGTGCCCGGCCAGCGCCGCCCGCACCCGCTCCACGCCGCCCATCGCCTTCTCCGCCATGCCGCGCCTCCTCGTCTCGTGGCCGGCGCCGCGGCGGGGCCGCCCGGGCCCGCCCGCGCGAGGGGAGGGCCGGCCGGGGACCCGCGGGCGCCGGAAGCGCTCCATGTTAGCGCGCCGCGGCGCACCCGGCCCGGCCGAGTCGCGGCCGCGGTTGGACACGGCGCGCATTCGCGCCATACTCCCGGGTCCGGGTCCTCGCCCCCTCTTCCAGCATCGGAGACGCACATGAACGTCGGCTGCCC from Anaeromyxobacter paludicola harbors:
- a CDS encoding AzlD domain-containing protein; translation: MSWLPTLAVAGLLTFLIRLSFIALLGRVETPPLLARALRLVPPAVLSAIILPELLLRRGAVDLSLGNVRLLAGLLATGVAIWTRNVLATIGAGMAALWLLQYLVAR
- a CDS encoding AzlC family ABC transporter permease codes for the protein MQPLPAHWTRRAEFLAGCRAELPIILGVAPFGMIYGALAVGAGLSAFAAQAMSSVVFAGSAQFIAAQLIREGSPGLVVAVTVLVVNLRHLLYSASVAPYLRHLRAGWKGLLAYLLTDEAYAVAIGRYLRDGDRTDADPVSPNRHWYFLGAGLVLWGSWQVSTGVGIFLGALVPASWSLDFTLPLTFIALVFPSLRDRGAFAAALGGGGIAVLAFGLPYKLGLMLAAVGGIAVGLVADRAEREA
- a CDS encoding YbaK/EbsC family protein, with the protein product MAEKAMGGVERVRAALAGHGLGCEVKELSQSTRTAQEAAAAVGCDVGQIVKSLVFKGAASGRPVLALVNGAARASEARLSELLGEPVARADPAFVREKSGFAIGGVAPVGHREPPVVLIDRTLLSYAVVWAAAGAPNAVFAVAPGELARVTGGAVADLVEP